The following are encoded together in the Triticum dicoccoides isolate Atlit2015 ecotype Zavitan chromosome 6B, WEW_v2.0, whole genome shotgun sequence genome:
- the LOC119325264 gene encoding protein HASTY 1-like, whose translation MEERLLQDLTREVCSVLWVLALPSLKSRLPSLEQLGTVNRIDSSLKSLESFASSSLIGFLMLNVDITLTALRITIEVFTWTDSEEVTKVIPFYGALIHLAVATNQAELRQFVRKDIFSSITQGFSVELNVVVSAELIGLCRGIYLYLSDKDRAPKQFGSGGFGHAQFRK comes from the exons ATGGAAGAGAGGCTATTACAAGACTTGACTCGTGAAGTTTGTTCTGTGCTTTGGGTTTTAGCATTACCTAGTTTGAAGAGTAGACTTCCATCTTTGGAACAACTTGGAACTGTCAACCGGATTGATTCTTCTCTTAAAAGTCTGGAATCATTTGCTTCCAGCTCTCTTATTGG ATTTCTTATGCTTAATGTTGACATTACCCTAACTGCTTTGAGAATAACTATTGAAGTGTTCACTTGGACAGATAGTGAAGAAGTGACTAAAGTAATACCCTTTTATGGTGCATTGATTCACCTTGCTGTTGCAACAAACCAGGCTGAGCTGAGGCAGTTTGTTAGAAAGGATATATTTTCGTCTATAACACAGGGCTTTTCTGTTGAGTTGAATGTCGTTGTTAGTGCGGAGCTTATTGGACTTTGTCGAGGAATATATCTATATCTGTCAGACAAAGATCGTGCACCTAAACAG TTTGGCTCTGGAGGCTTTGGTCATGCACAGTtcagaaagtaa